A single region of the Salarchaeum japonicum genome encodes:
- the gyrB gene encoding DNA topoisomerase (ATP-hydrolyzing) subunit B, with the protein MSDQNEYSAGQIQVLEGLEAVRKRPAMYIGSTDSRGLHHLVYEVVDNAIDEALAGYCDSIEVTLHEDGSVSVHDDGRGIPIDTHEEYDRPAVEVILTVLHAGGKFDSKSYQVSGGLHGVGVSVVNALSERLAVVVERDGARWREKFERGEPVTDLEQLDEVPDDQTGTLIRFRPDADIFETTEFDFSTLESRLRELAFLNSGVEITLTDERTDEEREVSFEYEGGIREFVRYLNETRDALHDDVIYLESEAEGIQVEIAMQATDDLQSSTHAFANNINTREGGTHLTGFKTALTRVVNDYASSEGLLSELDGENLKGEDIREGLTAVISVKHPDPQFEGQTKTKLGNSEVRGIVESAVHEGVSTYFEENPDTARAVIQKAVEAAKARKAAKKAEELTRRKSALESSALPGKLADCQTKDPNDAELFIVEGDSAGGSAKQARNPEFQAVLPIRGKILNVEKHRLDRILENEEVRALITAAGTGIGEEFDIDDLRYDKIILATDADVDGAHIRTLLLTFFYRHMRPLLEGGHVYAIQPPLYRVRYRGETYDAMTEEERERIIEEKCDGNPTQVQRFKGLGEMNPQQLWDTSMNPENRILKQFTVEDAAQADKMFSVLMGDAVEPRKRFIQEHATDAEWVDI; encoded by the coding sequence ATGAGCGACCAAAACGAGTACAGCGCCGGGCAGATCCAGGTCTTAGAGGGCTTGGAAGCGGTTCGGAAGCGGCCGGCGATGTACATCGGTTCTACCGACTCCCGCGGCCTCCATCATCTCGTCTACGAGGTCGTCGACAACGCCATCGACGAAGCGCTCGCGGGGTACTGTGACTCCATCGAAGTAACGCTCCACGAGGACGGGTCGGTGAGCGTCCACGACGACGGACGCGGCATCCCCATCGACACCCACGAGGAGTACGACCGCCCCGCGGTCGAGGTCATCCTCACCGTCCTCCACGCGGGCGGGAAGTTCGACAGCAAGTCCTACCAGGTCTCCGGTGGGTTGCACGGCGTCGGCGTCTCCGTCGTGAACGCCCTTTCGGAGCGCCTCGCCGTCGTCGTCGAGCGCGACGGCGCGCGCTGGCGGGAGAAGTTCGAGCGTGGCGAACCCGTCACCGACCTCGAACAGCTCGACGAGGTTCCCGACGACCAGACGGGCACGCTGATTCGGTTCCGGCCGGACGCGGACATCTTCGAGACGACGGAGTTCGACTTCTCCACGCTCGAATCCCGGCTCCGCGAACTCGCCTTCCTCAACAGCGGCGTCGAAATCACGCTCACGGACGAGCGCACCGACGAGGAACGCGAGGTGTCCTTCGAGTACGAGGGCGGCATCCGCGAGTTCGTCCGCTACCTCAACGAGACCCGTGACGCCCTCCACGACGACGTCATCTACCTCGAAAGCGAGGCGGAGGGGATTCAGGTCGAAATCGCGATGCAGGCGACCGACGACCTCCAGTCCTCGACGCACGCGTTCGCGAACAACATCAACACCCGCGAGGGCGGCACCCACCTCACGGGCTTCAAGACCGCGCTCACTCGCGTGGTGAACGACTACGCGAGCAGCGAGGGCTTGCTCTCCGAACTGGACGGCGAGAACCTCAAGGGCGAGGACATCCGCGAGGGGCTCACGGCGGTCATCTCCGTGAAGCACCCCGACCCCCAGTTCGAGGGACAGACGAAGACGAAACTCGGGAACTCCGAGGTTCGCGGCATCGTGGAGTCCGCGGTTCACGAGGGCGTGAGCACGTACTTCGAGGAGAACCCGGACACGGCTCGCGCGGTCATCCAGAAGGCAGTCGAGGCGGCGAAGGCGCGGAAGGCCGCGAAGAAGGCCGAGGAACTCACGCGCCGGAAGAGCGCGCTCGAATCGAGCGCGCTCCCCGGGAAGCTCGCGGACTGCCAGACGAAAGACCCGAACGACGCCGAGCTGTTCATCGTCGAGGGGGACTCCGCCGGCGGGAGCGCGAAGCAGGCGCGGAACCCCGAGTTCCAGGCCGTTCTCCCAATCCGCGGGAAGATTCTGAACGTCGAGAAACACCGCCTCGACCGCATCCTCGAAAACGAGGAGGTGCGCGCGCTCATCACCGCCGCGGGTACCGGCATCGGCGAGGAGTTCGACATCGACGACCTCCGGTACGACAAGATAATCCTCGCGACGGACGCCGATGTGGACGGCGCGCACATCCGCACGCTCCTCCTCACGTTCTTCTACCGCCACATGCGGCCGCTCCTGGAGGGCGGACACGTGTACGCGATTCAGCCGCCGCTCTACCGCGTCCGGTACCGCGGCGAGACGTACGACGCGATGACGGAGGAAGAACGCGAACGCATCATCGAGGAGAAGTGCGACGGGAACCCGACGCAGGTCCAGCGGTTCAAGGGCCTCGGGGAGATGAACCCCCAGCAGCTCTGGGACACCTCGATGAATCCCGAGAATCGGATTCTGAAGCAGTTCACGGTCGAGGACGCCGCGCAGGCGGACAAGATGTTCTCCGTGCTGATGGGTGACGCCGTCGAACCCCGCAAGCGGTTCATCCAGGAGCACGCGACCGACGCGGAGTGGGTGGACATATGA